CAGTTCGACGACGCCCGCCTCGCCGTGACCCTGATGCGCACGGTGCTCGACCACGGCGGCGTCACCCTCAACTACCTGCCGGTCACCGGCCTGCTCAAAGAGGAGGGCAAAGTCTGCGGCGCCACCGCCCGCGACAGCGAGAGCGGCCAGGAATTCACGGTCCGGGCCCGGGCCGTGGTGAACGCCACGGGGGTGTTCGTCGACCAGATCAGGCGCATGGACGAGCCCGGCGCCAGGGACATGCTCTCGCCCAGCCAGGGCGTGCACGTGGTGGTGGACAAACGCTTTTTGCCAGGAGACAGCGCCATCATGATTCCGCGCACCGAGGACGGCCGGGTGCTCTTCGCGGTGCCCTGGCACGACCACGTGGTGATCGGCACGACCGACACGGCCGTGCCGCATGCCAGCCTGGAACCGCGCGCCCTGCCCGAGGAGATCGAGTTCATCCTGCGCACCGCCGGGCAGTATATGAATCCCGCCCCCACCAGGGCAGACGTGAAAAGCGTCTACGTGGGGCTGCGCCCGCTGGTGAAGGCCGAGACCAGCGACGGCGTGGGGTCTACGGCGCAGCTGTCGCGCGACCACGTGCTGCGCGTGGCGCCCTCGGGGCTGATCACCCTCACGGGCGGCAAGTGGACCACCTACCGTCACATGGGCGAGGACGCCATCGACCGGGCCGCCGAGGTGGGCGCACTGCCCACGCGGCTCTCGCTCACCCAGGGTCTAAGGCTGCACGGCTGGACCGAAACCCCCGAAGCGGCCCCGCTGGACGTGTACGGCACGGACGCCGCGCACCTGCGGCAACTGGCGGGCGCCGAGACCGCGCTGCACCCCGAATTGCCCTACCTGGAGGCCGAAGTGCGCTGGGCGGCACGCTGTGAACTGGCGCGCACCGTCGAGGACGTGCTCTCACGGCGCACGCGGGCACTTTTGCTCAATGCCCGCGCGAGCGAACAGGCGGCACTGCGGGTGGCCCAGCTCCTCGCCGAGGAGCTGGGCCACGACGCCCACTGGATCGCCACGCAAGTCGCACAGTTTCGTGAACTCGCGCGCGGGTACCAGCTGGACGCTGTGGCCGAGCCCGACCTGAGCGCTTCCTCCTGAGCGGGAAGGACGCTCGCCCCTCCGGCCGGAGGGGCGAGCGTCCTTTTGACTCATCCGGAGACGCGTCATGATAGAAGGGTGCCCGCCTCGCGACTTGCGCTTCAGCTGATTGCGGTCCTGCTTTTCCTGCTGCAGGTGCCGCACGGTCATGCGCGGCTACTTGCGGTGGGGTCGCCTGTCGCATCGGCGCAGGCGGGAAACCCGGCGGCCGCGTGCCACCACGGACAGGCCAGCGAGGCCGAGCATGCCCATGGGCCATCCCAGCATAGTTATGATCCTCATGACTGTGCCTGCTGCGCGCCCCCGCCCGTGGGCTTGCCCGGCGAGACCCACCTGGCCGTACCGGGCCTGGGGCTTGCGCATTCCCCGCCCGTGCCCGCTCCACACGAGCGGAAAGTGGCCCTGTCTTCCCGGGCGCGCGGCCCGCCCCTGTCCCTGTTGACCGCCTGAAGCGCCCTGCCGAGCAGGGTTGTGCCCTCACGCCTTCAACAAGGAGTTTTTCATGCTGCATAGAATCCTGGCGGTCACGGCCGCCACCTTCGCTTCGCTGGCCTTCACGTCGCTGGCCCTTGCGCACGCCACCGTCAAAACCGACACCGGCGTCAGCGAAAGCAAGGCCGGTGCCTACGAAACCTATCGCCTGCAGGTCCCCGTCGAAAAGGAGATCGCCACCACCGAGGTGCGCCTGATCGTTCCGCCCGGCTTGCGCGTCGGCACCTTTCAGCCGGTGCCCGGCTGGACCCGCACGGTCGTCAGGGACGCGCAGGGCCACATCACCGAGGTCACCTGGCGGGGCCGGCTCAACCCGATGGAGTTTCAGCGCTTTCTGATCAGCGCCCGCAACCCGGCGGACGCCGCGACCCTCTCGTGGGTGGTGCACCAGAAATACGCCGATGGCAGCGTCGTGCGCTGGGATGACAGCAGCGAGCAGACACCGGCCAGCAAGACGGTCGTGAGATAGGAAGGGCGTGAGTAAACACCGCGTGACGGGCCGCAAGCCTGAACCACGAGTGCAGGAAACGGCGCCGGAACGGGCCCGCCGTTTCTCCGGCGTCGCGCCCGCCGGAGTGCAGGTGGCCATCGCGGCCCTGGGCGCGCTGAACACCGAGCTGGCGCTGCGGGTGCTGTACGATCCGTCCGCACACGTGTTCGGTCAGCGGCAGGCCGAGGTTTATGGCTGGTTCTCGCTGCTGGCCCTGCTGCTGGTGCTGGCGTCCCACTGGCTTCGGCTGGTGGCCTACCGCCGCGCCCTGGGCCTGGCGGCCTTCGTGTACGCCCTCGTCCACGTGTGGTATTCGCACCGGCATATCCTGGGAGGTGACTGGGAAAACGTCCTGTTCTTCAGCCCCTCTGACCAGGCCGGGTTGTGGGTCGGCGTCCTCGCCCTGCTGGGCCTGCTTCCGCTGGTCATCACCAGCAGCGACCGCGCTCGGCGGCGCCTCGGGGGGCGCTGGAAGACTTTGCACAGGCTGGGCCCGCCCATGACCGTGCTGGCCACCTGGCACACCGTATGGATCGGGGTGCATTTCGGCCTCGTTCCCCTGGCGTGGACCTCGGTGGTGCTGCTGGCGCTCACCTTCGTCCTGTTCCTGTTTCGCTTGCGGAAAGTCAGAAGATCACCATGAAACATCTGCTCCTGTTCACCCTGCTGCTTGGTGCGTCCGCGCTCGCCCACGAAATCGTGCGGGATGGCAACGTCGGCGCACTGCTGCACATCGAGCCCGACGACGATCCTGTGGTGGGCAAGGTCAGCGCAACCTGGTTCGAAACCAGAGCGCGCGGTGGGCGCCCCATCACCCTCACCAACTGCAACTGCACCGTCAGCGTGTATGCGGGCTCGGTGCAGCCGCACAAGAAGCCCGTGCTGACGCCGAAACTCAAAAGCGAGAAAAACCGTCTCGGCGTGGACCTCGTCTTTCCAGCCGAGGGCGCGTACACGCTGGTGCTGAGCGGCATGCCGAAGAACGGCGCGACCTTCAACGCCTTCCGGCTGGAGTGGGTCGTGCGCGCGGGGGGAACTGGCGGTCACGACCACTGAAGTCAGGCAGGGTGAGGGCGGGCCAAGGTGTAGCTGGCCCGCCCTCATTCGTTCGCTTCGTGTGCGGTCTCTCAGTGAGAATGCGAGCCCGGCGCGAGAGGGGGCAGGGGCACGGCGCCACGGGCACTCAGCATGTTCTTCATGCTGCCGATCTCGCTGCCCTGGGCGCCGCGCATCTGGCGCGCGAGGGCGGCGGCGTGCGGCGCCAGGCCCTGGCCGAGGGCCCCGTCGATCATGGAGAGCGCGCCCTCGTGGTGGCGGATCATCAGCTGCAGAAACAGCACTTCCGCCTGTTCGAGCGGTAACGCCGAGAGCGCGGCGACGTTCTCCGGCGAGGCCATGCCCATCGCCGCCGCTTCCTGCTGCTTCATGCCCTGCCCGCCCCAGGATTCTCCCCACAGCGTCAGCCAGGCCCGCATCTGCCCGACCTGCTCAATCTGCGAGGTGAGGATGTCGTAGGTGACTGCCTTGAGGGACGGGTCATTCGTGCGGTCATACAGGCGCGTGGCCATGTCCACCGCCTGCAGGTGATGCTGGATCATGTGGCGCGTGAAGTTCACGTTCGCAGAGTGCCGCGCCGCGCGGCCTTGCACGATCAGCGCGGCGCCGAGCACGAGAGCCAGCAAAACGAGGCCGAGCAGCAGCCGGTAAGGGCCGGAAATACCGACCCGAAGCGCGCGGCGGAAAGAGGACCGGGCAGTCATGCCTTCAGCCTATCCTCTTGCCGTGAAGGCGACCAGGAAGGGCTGCGGCGCCCCGCCCTGCACCGAACCTCGCCCCGCGTGAAGGGAGTCGCCACCATGACCCTGGCGACTGCGCGTATGATCGCTCTCATGTACATCGGCGTAGACCTCGGCACGACCAGCACCAAGGTCGCCGCGTTCGGGGCCTCGGGAGAGCTGCTCGCGCTCGCCTCGCACGGCTACCCGCTAGAGGTGCCCGAACCGGGAGCCGCCGAACAGGACCCCGGGATGATCGTCCAGGCCACCTTGAAAGGGCTGGGCGAGGTCGTCGCCAAAGTCGGCGCGCAGCGTGTTCGGGCGCTGTGTTTCGGGGCGGCCATGCACAGTATCGTTCCCCTTGACGCCAGTGGCGTGCCCCTGACGCGCGCCCTTACCTGGGCAGACGGACGCGCCAGCCGCTGGGCCGAGCGCATCCGGCGTATCGAGGGCGGCGCGCGCGTGGCCGCGCGCACCGGCACACCGCCCTACGCGATGTCCCCCCTGGCCAAGCTGCGCTGGCTGCGCGAGGAGTACCCCGAGGTAACGGCGCAGGCCGCCCGTTTCATCTCGATCAAGGAATATGTGCTGCACGCCCTGTTCGGAATCTGGGCCGTGGATCATTCCACTGCCTCTGCCTCGGGCCTGTTCGGGCTGCTCGCGCGCGACTGGGACGACGAAGCCCTGAACCTCGCGCGCGTGAAGCGCGAACAGCTCTCGCCCCTGGTGCCGACCACCTGGCGCCTGCCGCCGCTGCGCCCTGAAATCGCGCGCGAGCTGGGGCTTGACCCGCAGACGCCCGCCATCATCGGCGCGAACGACGGGGCACTTTCAAACCTGGGCTCGGGCGCCGTGACGCCGGGCATCGCGGCCATCTCGCTGGGCACCAGTGGGGCGATGCGCGTCACGGTGGACTCGCCCTACGTCGAGCCGGGCGGGCGCACCTTCTGTTACGCCCTGACCGAAGACCGCTGGGTGGTAGGTGGCCCGACCAACAACGGCGCGATCGTGCTGCGCTGGCTGCGTGACAACTTCGCGCCCACCGACGCCGCGTACGCCCGGGCCAAGGGCGAGGACCCTTACCAGGCGCTGCTGAGCCTGGCGGCCCGCGCGCCCGCCGGCTCGGACGGGCTGCTGTTCCTGCCTTACCTGCTGGGTGAGCGCGCACCGCTGTGGAGTTCCGGTGCGCGCGGCGCGTACATCGGGGTAAGCATCGAGCACCGCCGCGAGCACTTTCTGCGCGCGGCGCTCGAAGGTGTGGCCCTGAATCTGGCCCTGGTCTCGGGGCTGCTTGCGGGTCGTGTGCCGACACCGCGCGAGCTGCGCGCCTCGGGCGGCTTTGCCCGCTCGCCCCTGTGGCGCCAGATCCTTTGCGACGTGCTCGACCGTCCGCTCGGCATTCCCCAGACGGTCGAGACAGCTGCCCTGGGCGCCACGCTGCTCGCGCGCGTGGCGCTGGGAGAGTTGCCCGGCCTGGAGGCGGCCGGGGCACTGGTCAGCGTGCAAGACCAGCACTCGCCCGACCCCGCAGCCAGTGCCGTGTACGCTGACCTGCTACCCATTTTCGCGCGCCTGGCCGAAGGGTTGCTCGACGATTCCCGCGCGTTGGTGGCCTTGCAGCGCCAGGAAGAGGACTGATACCGTTTCCGCGCTATTCCGTGCACTTCACAAACAGCGCTTCGTGTACTCCACGCCGCCGTAACCGTATCTATTTCCTGTCTGCTCCGCTGCATGATTCCTCCACGGTACGGAATCATCCGGAATCCGGATGAAAGGGGAGGCCGGGCGATGCCGCTTCGCCCACCTCACCCGTAGAATTCCGTCATGGCCGTTTTCGTCGAAGGCACCACCGCCGTGTTCACCCCTCCTCCCGGCGCCAGGCACCTGGTGGGAGATTTCACCGACTGGCAAAATGGCCAGCCCATCCCCGCCGCCCCGGAAATCCGCGTGGCGCTGCCCCGCGATTCCTGGACCGAATACGCCTGGATCGGCGAGAACGGCAAGCCCTTTGCGGATCCCGACAACGACACCAGGAGCCTCAATCCCTGGTGGCCCTATCCACGCGCGGTGGAGGTGGGCACCTACGCCCGCCACCCCCTGTGGACCGCGCCTGCCGCGCAGGCGGGCGGCAAGGTGGACCGGCTCGCGTGGGAAGGCGGTGTGTTTCCCGGCACGCGCCGCGCCAGCGTGTACATGCCGCCCGGCTACGACCCGGGCCAGCTGTACCCGGTGTTCTACATTCAGGATGGCGTGGCGTTTCTGCGCACCGGCAAGCTGGGGGAACTGCTCGACAAAGCCATTGAAGCGGGCCTCGCGCGCCCGGCGGTGCTGGTCTTTCTGGAGCCGGGGGACCGCTCGCGCGAATACTACCTCAACGACGCCTACCTCGAATTTCTGACGCAGGAAGTCTTTCCTCGGATCGAGGACGCCTACAGCGTGTCGCGCGAAGCCGAGGGACGCGGTTTGTGGGGCGCGTCCCTCGGCGGCCTGATCAGCCTGTACCTCGGCAGCCACCACCCGGAACTGTTCAGTACGGTCGTGGCGCACTCGGGGGCCTTTATCGCCCGCCCCGACGCCTACATGGAAACCCGCGTGGGGCAGGAATGGCTGCTCCGCACCCTGCGTGAGCGCGGCGCTCCGCACCTGCGCGTCAGCCTGGACAGCGGCGTGCTGGAGTGGTTGCTGGCGCCCAACCGCCGCATGGCCGCGCTGCTGGCCGACCTGAACATTCCTCACCAGTACCGTGAGTACCAGAGCGGGCACAACTGGGTCACGTGGCGCGCCGCCCTGCCCGAGGCGCTGCTGTTCGCCCTGGGTACATGAGGAAAAGCCTGAGGCGGGGATTGACGCGGGGTCCACAACCCTTCAGAGTCGAAGCATCATGCGCCGCGTTGTGATCGGTCTTGCGCTTCTGCTGCTGGGAGCGCCCGCTGTGAAAGGAGCTGCCCTGCCTTCCTTGTTGTCATCCCAGTTCATGCCCGCCAATCTGAGCGTGCAGCGCGCCCCCGAGTTTGCCCAGTCGAAGCTCACCGGCCTGCAGGTCGGCGCGGACGGCAGCGTGCGGCTTGCCGCGCCCACGCGCGTGGGCGATGGCTATTCCGGCGTGCTGGAGTCGCTTCCCATTCATGCGAGGGCCTTCACCGAACTGCTTCCCTCGTGGAACGCGCTCACACCGGAGGGCACCTGGCTGGAACTGGAGGTGCGCGCGGAAATCGCGGGCCGCTGGACCCGGTACTACTCGTTCGGGCGCTGGTCGAGCGCCGCCGAGGAACGCGCCAGCCTGAACGGCCAGGGGGACGCCGACGGCAACGTGCTGACCGACCTGCTGCGTCTGAAGCGCGCCGCTGCACGCTATCAGTACCGGCTGCGCCTTTTCTCCCGTGACGCGCGCCTGACGCCCGAAGTGCGGATGGTGAGCTTCACGGCCGGTGTGACTCCGGCGCCGACCACTGCAGCTCCTGCCCGTTTGGCCTGGGGCAAGGTCCTTCAGGTTCCTGCCCGCTCGCAGATGGTCTTTGCGCAGGGAGAAGGCTGGTGTTCGCCCACCTCGGTCAGCATGGTGCTGGCCTACTGGGGCACTCAGGTCAGCGTGCCCGAAGCGGCAGCTGGCACCTTCGACTCCGTGTACGGGGGCACCGGTAACTGGGCCTTCAACGCCGCGTACGCCGCCAGCCTGGGCATGACCGCCTACGTCACGCGCTTTGAGAGCCTCAACGACATCGAGCGCCACATCGCGGCGGGCGTGCCAGTGGTGCTGAGCCTGGGCTGGAAAAAAGGAGAGCTGCCTGGCGCCCCCCTGCCGCAGTCGGGCGGGCACCTGATCGTGGCGGTGGGCTTCGACGCGCGCGGCAACATCGTGGTGAACGACCCGGCCGGCAAGACCGACGCCCAGGTGCGCCGCACGTACGACCGCGCGATTCTCGAGCGTTTGTGGAAGGGTCACTCGGGCGGCACGGCCTACGTGATTTTCCCGCAGCAGCGCGCGGGCGCCGAGGGCGCGCCCCTGGCGTCCAGTCGTTAACCATTGCCGGAAATAAAAGGCCCGCCGAAAGACGGGCTCCTTTTTGCGGCAAGGGAAGCTCAGAACCAGGGTTTCTTGCCGACCTCGTACGTCTTGGCAAACTCGGCGTCGCTCTTGGTGAGGTAGATGATGCCCTCGATCAGGCCGATGATGCCCATGGCCCAGGTCGCGAAGATGGGCAGGATCAGGAAGCTCAGGAAGACGCCGGCGAGACTGACCGCCAGCATGATGATCGCCGGTTGGGTCATGCCCAGGTAGAACTTGTGAATTCCAAGCGAGCCCAACAGAATTCCCAGTATCCCGGCGACGATTTTCTTGCTGCTCTGCTCTGACGTGGTCATACCCTGCCTCCTTGATTTGTAACCTTCATCTCGAATCTTACCATGGTGAAGGCATTCTGAAGGCGTAGTTGCGCATGGAGGCAACCACTGGGAGCGCCCCCGGTGAAGACCATGGCCATTCCGGTGTTGACAGGTGCTCGAGCGCAGTGTTTTTAAGAGAATAGTCAGTTTCCGGATGCTCGACGGAGCTCACATTGCATATTTTCATTTCTGACGAAGCCAGTCATCTTATTTGATGGCTTTTTGAGGGAAAAGGTCTAAAGTATCTCCCCATTTGTTTAGCCCGGTTTTCTGTACAAAAAAATGAGGCTTTTTAATAATACTGGCATCAGATTAGAACATTACTCTCCGGTCATTCGGACAAACGCCCAACAAAGGAGAATTGACATGAACAAGAAACTGACCCTCGCCCTGACCCTGGCCCTCCTCACCCTGGGAGCGGCCCACGCCACCGAACCCCGCTCCTCGATGGGCGCGCAGGGCAGCCTTCAGGCAAGCGCCGCGCTGAGCGGCAGCGTCCAGAGTGCCGCCCTGCTCGACGCGCAGGGACGTGTGGTCGGCACCTTTGACAAGTCGGGCCGCCTGATGGCGGGCAGCATGAGCAGTGCCGCCACCCAGGTGCGTGTGGTCCTGCAGGGAGGCACCACCCAGACCTTCGAACTCGCAGGCACGCTGCAGGCGAACGCTGCCAGCAACCTGAACGTGCTGATCGTCAAGAGCGGCGAGACCCGCGCCACCCTCGCGAGCGCGCTGCAGAGCAGCCTGAAGGCGAGCACGCAGACGCAGCAGGAAACGAGCACCAACGCCAAGAGTGGTGTCAGCCTGGCTGCCGGGCTTTTGGTCGGCAAAAGCGTGACCCTCACCGACAGCGCCGGAAACGCGGTGGGCCAGTTCGACGCCTCGGGAACCCTGAGTGCGACGGGTGACCTCAGCGCCGCCAAGAGCGTCACCATCACTCTCGAGAACGGTGAACAGCGCAGCTTCGCCCTGGCAGGCACAGTCACGGCGGGCGCCAGCAAGATGCTCAAGGTCGAGAGCGTGAACGTCAGGGACCAGACCCGCACGGTAGCGCTCGTGGCGGTCCTGGCGACCGTCGAGAAGAATGTCGGCGTGGGCGGCGGGGCCGATACGGAAGCGGAAAGCGGCGCACAGCCCGGCAAGTCGGTCTCGGTAGGTGGCAGCGCCGAGGGCAAGACCAACGCCGGAACTTCGGCGGGTTCGACCTCTTCCGGCAGCAAGGAGAACAAGGGGAACTCGGGGATCAGCATCGGCATCGGTGTGGGTGTCGGCATCGGCATCGGTGGCAAATAAAACTGAGTGAGGTGAAGTGACCAAAAGCGGGGCCCGAAGTCCGGCTCCGCTTTTGCTTTCCCCTTCTGCTGCAGAATTTGCTCAAGGCCCCTTTAACCGGCTGATGCTGGCGGGCTTCGCAAAACTCCAACGATGAGGTGTGCACCCGCCAGGTGCGCATCATCGGGAGGTCGCATGCCGAAAGGATTGCCATCCGTGGTCGCCGGTCCGGCCCTGTCGCAGGACCGGGCGTTCAGCAGCCCAGCCTCACCCGCCCCGGTCTCACGGCGTTCTGCCGGGCGGACAAAACCGGGCGCCCTGCTGGCCCTGGCTGCCCTGGGTCTTTCGCTCCTCACCGGGTGCTTTGCGCTGCGTCCCTCGAACGGGGGCGGCCAGACTGCCTCGCTGCCCGGGCGAACGGTGCGTGCCGCCGACGTCGCGCTGCCGCGTGGCTACCGGCTGGAAGTGGTGGCCACCGGCTTCACCTTTCCGACGGCGGTCGCGTTTGACGAGGCGGGGCGTGCGTACGTGCTGGAAGCCGGGTATTCCTACGGCGAGGTTTTCACCATCCCACGGCTGCTGCGCCTCGAGCAGGACGGCTCGCGCCATGAAGTGGCGCGCGGAGAGCACGCTCCCTGGAACGGCCTGGATTACGCGGGCGGCGCCTTTTATATCGCCCAGGGCGGCGAGGTTGGCGGTGGCCGCATCATCAAGGTCACACCGGACGGGCAGATCACGCCGCTGGTGCAGAACCTGCCCAGCCTCGGCGATCACCACACCAACCGCCCCGTTGTCGGACGTGACGGATACGTGTACTTCGG
The Deinococcus peraridilitoris DSM 19664 genome window above contains:
- a CDS encoding glycerol-3-phosphate dehydrogenase/oxidase, whose amino-acid sequence is MSTINPRSTFLEQLRTTPIWDIVIIGGGASGLGAAVEAASRGYKTLLLEAHDFAKGTSSRSTKLVHGGVRYLAQGNIGLVREALRERGLMRKNAPHLVHDMSFVVPAYDWWAGPFYGVGLKMYDLLAGKLNLGGSKYLGKEETLRHTPTLQGEGLRGGILYHDGQFDDARLAVTLMRTVLDHGGVTLNYLPVTGLLKEEGKVCGATARDSESGQEFTVRARAVVNATGVFVDQIRRMDEPGARDMLSPSQGVHVVVDKRFLPGDSAIMIPRTEDGRVLFAVPWHDHVVIGTTDTAVPHASLEPRALPEEIEFILRTAGQYMNPAPTRADVKSVYVGLRPLVKAETSDGVGSTAQLSRDHVLRVAPSGLITLTGGKWTTYRHMGEDAIDRAAEVGALPTRLSLTQGLRLHGWTETPEAAPLDVYGTDAAHLRQLAGAETALHPELPYLEAEVRWAARCELARTVEDVLSRRTRALLLNARASEQAALRVAQLLAEELGHDAHWIATQVAQFRELARGYQLDAVAEPDLSASS
- a CDS encoding DUF1775 domain-containing protein — translated: MLHRILAVTAATFASLAFTSLALAHATVKTDTGVSESKAGAYETYRLQVPVEKEIATTEVRLIVPPGLRVGTFQPVPGWTRTVVRDAQGHITEVTWRGRLNPMEFQRFLISARNPADAATLSWVVHQKYADGSVVRWDDSSEQTPASKTVVR
- a CDS encoding ferric reductase-like transmembrane domain-containing protein, whose protein sequence is MSKHRVTGRKPEPRVQETAPERARRFSGVAPAGVQVAIAALGALNTELALRVLYDPSAHVFGQRQAEVYGWFSLLALLLVLASHWLRLVAYRRALGLAAFVYALVHVWYSHRHILGGDWENVLFFSPSDQAGLWVGVLALLGLLPLVITSSDRARRRLGGRWKTLHRLGPPMTVLATWHTVWIGVHFGLVPLAWTSVVLLALTFVLFLFRLRKVRRSP
- a CDS encoding DUF305 domain-containing protein translates to MTARSSFRRALRVGISGPYRLLLGLVLLALVLGAALIVQGRAARHSANVNFTRHMIQHHLQAVDMATRLYDRTNDPSLKAVTYDILTSQIEQVGQMRAWLTLWGESWGGQGMKQQEAAAMGMASPENVAALSALPLEQAEVLFLQLMIRHHEGALSMIDGALGQGLAPHAAALARQMRGAQGSEIGSMKNMLSARGAVPLPPLAPGSHSH
- a CDS encoding gluconokinase, whose protein sequence is MTLATARMIALMYIGVDLGTTSTKVAAFGASGELLALASHGYPLEVPEPGAAEQDPGMIVQATLKGLGEVVAKVGAQRVRALCFGAAMHSIVPLDASGVPLTRALTWADGRASRWAERIRRIEGGARVAARTGTPPYAMSPLAKLRWLREEYPEVTAQAARFISIKEYVLHALFGIWAVDHSTASASGLFGLLARDWDDEALNLARVKREQLSPLVPTTWRLPPLRPEIARELGLDPQTPAIIGANDGALSNLGSGAVTPGIAAISLGTSGAMRVTVDSPYVEPGGRTFCYALTEDRWVVGGPTNNGAIVLRWLRDNFAPTDAAYARAKGEDPYQALLSLAARAPAGSDGLLFLPYLLGERAPLWSSGARGAYIGVSIEHRREHFLRAALEGVALNLALVSGLLAGRVPTPRELRASGGFARSPLWRQILCDVLDRPLGIPQTVETAALGATLLARVALGELPGLEAAGALVSVQDQHSPDPAASAVYADLLPIFARLAEGLLDDSRALVALQRQEED
- a CDS encoding alpha/beta hydrolase produces the protein MAVFVEGTTAVFTPPPGARHLVGDFTDWQNGQPIPAAPEIRVALPRDSWTEYAWIGENGKPFADPDNDTRSLNPWWPYPRAVEVGTYARHPLWTAPAAQAGGKVDRLAWEGGVFPGTRRASVYMPPGYDPGQLYPVFYIQDGVAFLRTGKLGELLDKAIEAGLARPAVLVFLEPGDRSREYYLNDAYLEFLTQEVFPRIEDAYSVSREAEGRGLWGASLGGLISLYLGSHHPELFSTVVAHSGAFIARPDAYMETRVGQEWLLRTLRERGAPHLRVSLDSGVLEWLLAPNRRMAALLADLNIPHQYREYQSGHNWVTWRAALPEALLFALGT
- a CDS encoding peptidase C39 family protein; translated protein: MRRVVIGLALLLLGAPAVKGAALPSLLSSQFMPANLSVQRAPEFAQSKLTGLQVGADGSVRLAAPTRVGDGYSGVLESLPIHARAFTELLPSWNALTPEGTWLELEVRAEIAGRWTRYYSFGRWSSAAEERASLNGQGDADGNVLTDLLRLKRAAARYQYRLRLFSRDARLTPEVRMVSFTAGVTPAPTTAAPARLAWGKVLQVPARSQMVFAQGEGWCSPTSVSMVLAYWGTQVSVPEAAAGTFDSVYGGTGNWAFNAAYAASLGMTAYVTRFESLNDIERHIAAGVPVVLSLGWKKGELPGAPLPQSGGHLIVAVGFDARGNIVVNDPAGKTDAQVRRTYDRAILERLWKGHSGGTAYVIFPQQRAGAEGAPLASSR
- a CDS encoding TM2 domain-containing protein, which gives rise to MTTSEQSSKKIVAGILGILLGSLGIHKFYLGMTQPAIIMLAVSLAGVFLSFLILPIFATWAMGIIGLIEGIIYLTKSDAEFAKTYEVGKKPWF